One part of the Truepera radiovictrix DSM 17093 genome encodes these proteins:
- a CDS encoding carbohydrate ABC transporter permease → MTQPVFKSRWLALLLLLPTLLILLVFIYYPLLQSFVLSTTRSNLFLGTRQFVGLDNFRALFAGPLAPAYYQAMGQTLVFSVLVVVIGLAVGLAMASLANQNVRGARVYRLLLIWPFALSPAVAGTIFLFLFNPQVGVVNDILGSLFGIRPRWIDTPSLTFPLVTAAAIWKNLGYNIVFYLAALRNIPAELGEAAQLDGASAWGRFWRVTFPMLGPMTFFLVFTNLTFAFFDSFGLIDIMTRGGPIGRPPFDETGVTTTLMYKIFQDGFSGTGNLGAAAAQSIILLFIVATLALLQFRFGNRRVYYGGEGA, encoded by the coding sequence ATGACCCAACCCGTTTTTAAAAGCCGCTGGCTGGCGCTGCTGCTGCTGCTGCCCACGCTCCTTATCTTGCTCGTTTTCATCTACTACCCCTTGCTGCAGTCGTTCGTGCTGAGCACCACGCGCAGCAACCTCTTCCTCGGCACGCGGCAGTTCGTCGGTCTGGACAACTTCCGGGCGCTCTTTGCCGGTCCGCTCGCCCCCGCCTACTACCAGGCCATGGGGCAGACCCTCGTCTTTAGCGTTTTGGTCGTCGTCATCGGGCTCGCCGTGGGGCTCGCGATGGCGAGCCTAGCCAACCAGAACGTGCGCGGCGCCCGCGTCTACCGCCTGCTCCTCATCTGGCCCTTTGCCCTCTCCCCCGCCGTCGCGGGGACCATCTTCCTCTTCCTGTTTAACCCCCAAGTCGGGGTCGTCAACGACATCCTCGGCAGCCTCTTCGGGATCCGGCCGCGCTGGATCGACACCCCGAGCCTGACGTTTCCGCTCGTAACCGCCGCCGCCATCTGGAAAAACCTGGGGTACAACATCGTGTTCTACCTAGCGGCGCTGCGCAACATCCCCGCCGAACTCGGCGAGGCGGCGCAGCTCGACGGGGCGAGCGCGTGGGGGCGCTTCTGGCGCGTGACCTTCCCCATGCTCGGGCCGATGACCTTCTTTTTGGTGTTTACCAACCTGACGTTCGCCTTTTTCGACTCGTTCGGGTTGATTGACATCATGACGCGCGGCGGGCCCATCGGCCGCCCCCCCTTCGACGAGACGGGGGTGACCACGACCTTGATGTACAAGATCTTCCAGGACGGTTTTTCGGGCACCGGCAACTTGGGCGCCGCCGCCGCGCAGAGCATCATCTTGCTCTTTATCGTAGCGACGCTCGCGCTGTTGCAGTTCCGCTTCGGCAACCGCCGCGTCTACTACGGGGGGGAGGGGGCGTGA
- a CDS encoding molybdenum cofactor guanylyltransferase has protein sequence MSGFSGAVLAGGRSSRFGSDKARYRYRGKTLLERALASLSGADERFVVSGRPYAVGVPVYPDVIAGGGPLSGLHAALLYATRDWVALAACDLPHLTPTYWSLLWAERAGAEVVVVRSAAGRLEPLAALYHRALLPTVTEQLEAGEGRMHALVARVNAREVPWERVRAAVGAQVLLNANTPSDLP, from the coding sequence GTGAGCGGCTTTAGCGGCGCGGTCTTAGCGGGGGGGCGCTCGAGCCGCTTCGGCTCGGACAAGGCGCGCTACCGCTACCGCGGGAAGACGCTGCTCGAGCGCGCCTTGGCGAGCCTCTCAGGGGCCGACGAGCGCTTCGTCGTCTCGGGTCGCCCCTACGCGGTCGGGGTGCCCGTCTACCCCGACGTGATCGCCGGAGGCGGCCCCTTGAGCGGCCTTCACGCCGCCCTCCTCTACGCAACCCGCGACTGGGTAGCCCTGGCCGCGTGCGACCTGCCCCACCTGACTCCCACCTACTGGTCGCTGTTGTGGGCGGAGCGCGCGGGGGCGGAGGTCGTCGTCGTGCGCTCCGCAGCGGGGCGGCTCGAGCCCTTGGCCGCCCTCTACCACCGCGCCCTGCTCCCCACCGTGACCGAGCAGTTAGAGGCCGGGGAGGGGCGCATGCACGCGCTTGTGGCGCGCGTCAACGCCCGCGAGGTGCCGTGGGAGCGGGTCCGCGCCGCCGTCGGCGCGCAGGTGCTGCTTAACGCCAACACCCCGAGCGACCTCCCCTGA
- a CDS encoding dienelactone hydrolase family protein: MRTLRRLLIGLLAALTLTALAVALSIPLGWELAPDRVAALTNVRVPGGGAGAVAAYLARPPGEGPFPAVVMIHEFWGLREDIVRKADALAEEGYVVLAPDTMRGRSTAWLPTAIYQTATQAQEDVNADLDAVFAWLAARPEVDPERVAVIGFCYGGRMALRYGLHNPQVALIGNVYGETETDVARLRALPGPLLGIFGAEDRMIPLADVRAFERALEAAGATFEVTVYEGVGHAFIDAGDPRAAGGAQAAAWAQIVRFLARHL, encoded by the coding sequence ATGCGCACCCTCCGGAGGCTCCTCATCGGCTTGCTGGCCGCTCTCACCCTCACCGCACTCGCCGTGGCCCTCTCCATCCCGCTCGGGTGGGAGCTCGCGCCCGACCGCGTGGCGGCGCTCACCAACGTGCGGGTGCCGGGTGGGGGCGCGGGGGCGGTGGCGGCCTACCTCGCGCGCCCGCCCGGCGAGGGGCCCTTTCCCGCCGTGGTGATGATCCACGAGTTCTGGGGGCTGCGCGAGGACATCGTTCGCAAGGCGGACGCGCTCGCCGAGGAGGGGTACGTGGTGCTCGCCCCCGACACCATGCGCGGGCGCAGCACGGCGTGGCTGCCGACGGCGATCTACCAGACGGCGACGCAAGCGCAAGAGGACGTCAACGCCGACCTGGACGCCGTTTTCGCCTGGCTTGCGGCGCGCCCCGAGGTGGACCCCGAGCGGGTCGCGGTGATCGGCTTCTGTTACGGCGGCCGGATGGCGCTGCGCTACGGCCTGCACAACCCGCAAGTGGCGCTTATCGGCAACGTCTACGGCGAGACCGAGACCGACGTCGCGCGGCTGCGGGCGCTGCCGGGGCCGCTGCTGGGTATCTTCGGCGCCGAGGACCGGATGATCCCTTTAGCGGACGTGCGCGCCTTTGAGCGCGCTTTGGAGGCGGCCGGGGCGACCTTCGAGGTGACGGTCTACGAGGGCGTGGGGCACGCTTTTATTGACGCCGGTGACCCCCGCGCCGCGGGGGGCGCGCAGGCGGCGGCGTGGGCGCAGATCGTGCGGTTTTTGGCGCGCCACCTCTAG
- a CDS encoding DEAD/DEAH box helicase produces the protein MTDPQNSFHGFHLHPRLDQGLQAAGYTTPTPIQRAAIPAALAGRDLLGLAQTGTGKTAAFVLPLLHRLMDGPRSCVRALVVAPTRELAEQIHGEIGVLGRATGLRSATVYGGVGMAPQARALRGGAEIIVACPGRLLDHLERGTGTLAKLEVLVLDEADHMFDMGFLPAVRKLVGRVPEGAQRLLFSATMPPELRRLAEALLRAPVTLQIGRTEAAATVSHALYPVAREQKTALLKHLLRHHDIRSALVFTRTKRGAKRLAESLERDNFFATSLQGNLSQTKRQKALDAFRAGEVHVLVATDIAARGIDVARVSHVFNYDVPTTAEAYTHRIGRTGRAARTGEACTFVTPDDEGVVRQIERALKGPLRRVRLEGFAYLDPVAAPSESGQAARAAWPQGPRGKSPGHKRHAPSGAPRSGRSGAQTPARRARSGGRPAPKDRSR, from the coding sequence ATGACCGATCCACAGAACAGTTTTCACGGCTTTCACTTGCATCCGCGCCTCGACCAAGGGCTGCAGGCCGCGGGTTACACCACCCCGACGCCCATTCAGCGAGCGGCCATCCCGGCGGCCCTCGCAGGGCGCGACCTGTTGGGCCTGGCGCAGACCGGCACCGGCAAAACCGCCGCCTTCGTCCTGCCCCTGTTGCACCGCCTCATGGACGGCCCCAGGAGCTGCGTCCGCGCCCTTGTCGTCGCGCCGACGCGCGAGCTGGCCGAGCAGATCCACGGTGAGATCGGGGTGCTGGGCCGCGCGACGGGTTTACGCAGCGCCACCGTCTACGGGGGCGTCGGGATGGCGCCGCAGGCGCGGGCGCTGCGCGGCGGCGCGGAGATCATCGTGGCGTGCCCCGGTCGGCTTTTAGACCACCTCGAGCGCGGCACCGGCACGCTCGCCAAGCTCGAGGTGTTGGTCCTCGACGAGGCCGACCACATGTTCGACATGGGTTTCCTGCCCGCCGTGCGCAAGCTCGTCGGACGCGTCCCCGAAGGGGCCCAGCGGCTGCTCTTCTCGGCCACCATGCCCCCCGAACTGCGCCGCCTCGCCGAGGCGCTGCTGCGCGCGCCCGTAACGCTCCAGATCGGCCGCACCGAGGCCGCCGCGACCGTCTCTCACGCCCTCTACCCCGTCGCACGGGAGCAGAAGACGGCGCTCCTCAAACACCTTTTGCGGCACCACGACATTCGGAGCGCCCTGGTCTTCACCCGCACGAAACGCGGCGCCAAGCGCCTCGCCGAGAGCCTCGAGCGGGACAACTTCTTCGCGACCTCCTTGCAGGGCAACCTCTCGCAGACAAAGCGGCAAAAGGCCCTCGACGCCTTTCGCGCTGGGGAGGTGCACGTGCTGGTCGCCACCGACATCGCCGCGCGCGGCATCGACGTCGCGCGCGTGTCCCACGTCTTTAACTACGACGTGCCGACGACCGCCGAGGCGTACACGCACCGCATCGGGCGCACGGGGCGGGCGGCGCGGACCGGCGAAGCCTGCACCTTCGTCACGCCGGACGACGAGGGGGTGGTGCGGCAGATCGAGCGCGCCCTCAAGGGGCCCCTGCGGCGCGTGCGGTTAGAGGGCTTCGCCTACCTCGACCCCGTGGCAGCGCCCTCCGAAAGCGGCCAGGCGGCGCGCGCCGCCTGGCCGCAAGGCCCGCGCGGCAAGTCGCCGGGGCACAAGCGCCACGCCCCGAGCGGCGCTCCACGGTCGGGCCGCTCGGGGGCGCAAACACCCGCGCGCCGGGCGCGGAGCGGCGGGCGACCGGCGCCCAAGGACCGCTCGAGGTAG
- a CDS encoding MFS transporter — MRTPPASEHATGAAAALVYLAVLAAFINMYLPQAILPVLGREFGVSPSTASLSVSVMILGIAVSSLVMGPLSDRIGRKPLLVGCALALTGPSLVCALAPSWPVLLAGRLVQGLFIPGLTAVGVAYIAEEFPEGRVGRLLGGYVAATVLGGLLSRVLAGLIAEAAGWRWAFVLGAANALAVGGALTRLRPSRRFVPSSALRGAYAGMLAHLRSPRLVGGFAVGFSLFFAFMAVFTYLPFYVEAPPFGFSPGEVGLVYLVYAAGVVSSPLAGALAARVGPRGVMVLGLGTALVAGGFTLLPSAPLLIAALLALCFGNFAAQSTATAFVATQAEGERAGASALYLFAYYVGGSLGAFVPGLAFARSGWGGVLLLSTAALLAGMSAAALLCRADEPVSGTQPSP, encoded by the coding sequence GTGCGCACCCCCCCCGCCAGCGAGCACGCCACCGGCGCCGCGGCGGCGCTTGTCTACCTCGCGGTGCTGGCCGCCTTTATCAACATGTACCTGCCCCAGGCGATCTTGCCGGTGTTGGGGCGCGAGTTCGGCGTCTCGCCGAGCACCGCGAGCCTGTCGGTGAGCGTGATGATCCTCGGCATCGCGGTCTCGTCGCTCGTCATGGGGCCGCTCTCGGACCGGATCGGGCGCAAACCGCTCCTGGTAGGGTGCGCGCTCGCGCTCACGGGGCCGTCGCTCGTGTGCGCGCTCGCCCCCTCCTGGCCGGTGCTGCTCGCCGGCAGGTTGGTGCAAGGGCTCTTTATCCCCGGCCTCACGGCAGTCGGCGTCGCGTACATCGCCGAGGAGTTCCCCGAGGGCCGCGTCGGGCGGCTTTTGGGCGGCTACGTCGCGGCGACCGTCTTAGGGGGGCTTTTAAGCCGCGTGCTCGCCGGGCTGATCGCCGAGGCGGCGGGGTGGCGGTGGGCGTTCGTGTTGGGCGCGGCGAACGCGCTCGCGGTGGGCGGGGCGCTCACGCGGCTGCGCCCGTCGCGCCGCTTCGTGCCCTCGAGCGCCCTTAGAGGGGCGTACGCGGGGATGCTCGCGCACCTGCGTTCGCCGCGCCTCGTCGGTGGCTTCGCGGTCGGGTTCAGCCTCTTTTTCGCCTTTATGGCGGTCTTTACCTACCTGCCCTTCTACGTGGAGGCTCCCCCCTTCGGCTTCTCGCCGGGTGAGGTTGGGCTCGTTTACCTCGTCTACGCCGCGGGGGTCGTCTCGTCGCCGCTCGCGGGCGCCCTCGCGGCGCGCGTCGGGCCGCGCGGGGTGATGGTCTTGGGGCTCGGTACGGCGCTCGTCGCCGGCGGGTTCACGCTGCTGCCGAGCGCGCCGCTGCTGATCGCCGCGCTTTTGGCGCTCTGCTTCGGCAACTTCGCCGCGCAGAGCACCGCGACGGCGTTCGTCGCGACCCAAGCCGAGGGGGAGCGCGCCGGTGCGAGCGCGCTCTACCTGTTCGCCTACTACGTCGGGGGGAGCCTGGGGGCGTTCGTCCCCGGCCTCGCCTTCGCGCGCTCGGGGTGGGGCGGGGTGCTGCTGCTCAGCACCGCGGCGCTGCTTGCAGGGATGAGCGCGGCGGCGCTGCTCTGCCGCGCCGACGAGCCCGTGTCCGGTACGCAACCGTCACCCTAG
- a CDS encoding response regulator transcription factor, protein MRGAPEEVPKQGAHIVVVERDARLLELVTLTLRARGYTVLDCASGASALAQLQDSTPALVIVGDLEADPNRSGEDPQRAFAERLRRVPRLQQTKLLLLGGAQTAPATELAAARLPKPFTGGQLRGAVEALLDAPAPSGPVQQHTVMVIEDSAALRGLIGDILHRQGYRVESAATVPQARALIESRAHLVSLILLDINLPGGTGFELLKLIRDRTDAPVFILSALRQEEQMLRGQALGAQAFIEKPFNPRELVEKIRATLT, encoded by the coding sequence GTGAGGGGTGCTCCCGAAGAGGTGCCGAAGCAGGGCGCCCACATCGTGGTCGTCGAGCGCGACGCTAGGCTCCTCGAGCTCGTCACGCTCACCCTGCGCGCGCGCGGCTACACCGTGCTGGACTGCGCTAGCGGCGCCTCGGCGCTCGCTCAGCTGCAAGACAGCACGCCCGCGCTGGTCATCGTCGGCGACCTCGAGGCCGACCCGAACCGCAGCGGCGAGGACCCGCAACGCGCCTTCGCCGAGCGCTTGCGCCGCGTCCCGCGCCTGCAGCAGACCAAGCTGCTGCTGTTGGGGGGCGCCCAAACGGCCCCCGCAACCGAGCTCGCCGCCGCGCGGCTCCCCAAACCCTTTACCGGCGGCCAGCTCCGGGGGGCGGTCGAAGCGCTGCTCGACGCCCCGGCACCGAGCGGCCCGGTGCAGCAGCACACGGTCATGGTCATCGAGGACTCGGCGGCGCTCCGCGGGCTGATCGGCGACATCTTGCACCGTCAGGGCTACCGCGTCGAGAGCGCCGCGACCGTTCCGCAGGCGCGCGCTCTGATCGAAAGCCGGGCGCACCTGGTCAGCCTCATCCTGCTCGACATCAACCTCCCCGGGGGCACCGGCTTCGAGCTCCTCAAGCTTATCCGCGACCGCACCGACGCCCCCGTCTTTATCCTCTCGGCGCTGCGGCAAGAGGAGCAGATGCTGCGGGGCCAGGCGCTCGGCGCGCAAGCGTTTATCGAAAAACCCTTTAACCCGCGCGAGCTGGTCGAAAAGATCCGGGCGACGCTCACCTAA
- a CDS encoding carbohydrate ABC transporter permease: protein MSRRTWLIHLLLVLSCVIVTAPIVFAMVKATQTRAQVLSPSLVPGTELVNNVRAAWTTGNLGVYMRNSLVVAFAVTFGKTLLSLMAATALVYFQFPFKRFFFGFILLTLLTPLEVLVLPLFDLVSQPPPASWEALWAWLRDPRAVLLEPGPFGFGWANTYFAIIVPFLASATGVFLFHQHFRSIPRSLADAAKIDGAGPLRFLANVLVPMSWNTIGALAVIQFVYVWDQYLWPRIIIRREETQVVQVGLSFILNASDRTEWGQVMAAALITILPPLVVFGLLQEQFMRGFALSSDK, encoded by the coding sequence GTGAGCCGGCGCACGTGGCTGATCCACCTGCTCCTCGTGCTGTCGTGCGTGATCGTCACGGCGCCCATCGTCTTTGCGATGGTCAAGGCGACGCAGACGCGCGCGCAGGTGCTCTCGCCGAGCCTGGTCCCGGGTACCGAGCTCGTCAACAACGTGCGGGCCGCCTGGACGACGGGTAACTTGGGCGTCTACATGCGCAACTCGCTCGTCGTGGCCTTCGCCGTGACCTTCGGCAAAACCCTCCTGTCGCTGATGGCGGCGACCGCGCTCGTCTACTTTCAGTTTCCCTTCAAGCGCTTTTTCTTCGGCTTTATCCTGCTGACGCTGCTCACCCCCCTAGAGGTGCTCGTGCTGCCCCTTTTCGACCTCGTCTCGCAGCCGCCTCCGGCCTCCTGGGAGGCGCTCTGGGCGTGGCTCAGGGACCCGCGCGCGGTGCTCCTCGAGCCCGGCCCCTTCGGGTTCGGCTGGGCGAACACCTACTTCGCCATCATCGTCCCCTTTTTGGCCTCGGCGACGGGCGTCTTCCTCTTTCACCAACACTTCCGCTCGATCCCCAGGAGCCTCGCCGACGCCGCCAAGATCGACGGGGCGGGGCCGCTACGCTTTCTCGCCAACGTGCTCGTACCGATGAGCTGGAACACCATCGGGGCCTTGGCGGTGATCCAGTTCGTCTACGTCTGGGACCAGTACCTCTGGCCGCGCATCATCATCCGCCGCGAGGAGACGCAGGTCGTCCAGGTCGGGCTCTCGTTTATCCTTAACGCCAGCGACCGCACCGAGTGGGGGCAGGTGATGGCGGCAGCGCTCATCACCATCTTGCCGCCCCTCGTGGTCTTCGGGCTGCTGCAAGAGCAGTTCATGCGCGGGTTCGCGCTCTCGTCGGACAAGTAA
- the hemG gene encoding protoporphyrinogen oxidase, translating into MNRHVVIVGGGLAGLSAAFFLRRARPELRLTVLEKAPLAGGKIGSSTHGGYTVDWAANGFLPVPETLDLARALGLAGELQEASPVAAKRFLYREGGLRALPSSPPELLTTPLLLPSQKLRAALEPLLARRADGEESVYAFVARRFGRGVAEAFAGPFVLGITAGDAGALSLDALFPRLRALEREHGSVLLGLLRAQRRAKSAAGTPERLTSFRGGGMSRLTERLRQQLGDCVRTGAEVTALRRTATGYEVAWGGERLAADALILAAPAFVAAELLQSVCAEASSLLRSIPYADVTVFGLGYHRVDVPNPLDGFGFLVPRGEGVRVLGVLYSSSIFPDQAPAGRVLLRVIAGGSLDPDFGGLSEAAQLEAVRRDLRVTLGVVAEPEWVERVPWPKGIPQYTLGHQERVRRARAALGRFPGLLLAGNAYDGVGVNDTVRSARDAAQALAETL; encoded by the coding sequence ATGAACCGTCACGTCGTCATCGTCGGTGGGGGGCTCGCGGGGCTCAGCGCGGCGTTTTTTCTGCGGCGAGCGCGGCCGGAGCTGCGCCTCACGGTCCTTGAAAAGGCGCCCCTCGCGGGCGGCAAGATCGGCTCGAGCACCCACGGGGGCTACACCGTCGACTGGGCCGCGAACGGCTTTTTGCCGGTCCCCGAGACCTTGGACCTAGCGCGCGCGCTCGGGCTAGCGGGCGAGCTGCAGGAGGCCTCGCCGGTCGCCGCCAAACGCTTTCTCTACCGGGAGGGGGGGCTGAGGGCGCTGCCGAGTTCGCCCCCCGAGCTGCTCACCACGCCCCTGCTACTCCCCTCACAGAAGCTGCGCGCAGCGTTGGAGCCCCTCCTCGCGCGGCGCGCCGACGGCGAGGAGAGCGTCTACGCGTTTGTGGCGCGGCGCTTCGGGCGCGGCGTCGCCGAGGCGTTCGCGGGGCCTTTCGTCCTCGGCATCACCGCCGGGGACGCGGGGGCGCTCAGCCTCGACGCCCTCTTTCCGCGCCTGCGGGCGCTCGAGCGCGAGCACGGCAGCGTCCTGCTCGGGCTCCTGCGCGCGCAGCGGCGCGCCAAGAGCGCGGCGGGTACACCAGAGCGCCTCACGAGCTTTCGCGGGGGGGGGATGAGCCGCTTGACCGAGAGGCTGCGCCAGCAGTTGGGGGACTGCGTGCGCACGGGCGCGGAGGTCACCGCGCTCCGCCGCACCGCGACGGGGTACGAGGTCGCCTGGGGCGGCGAGCGCTTGGCCGCCGACGCGCTCATCCTGGCCGCGCCGGCTTTCGTCGCGGCCGAGCTCCTCCAAAGCGTTTGCGCCGAGGCGAGCTCCCTGCTGCGCAGCATCCCCTACGCCGACGTCACCGTCTTCGGCCTCGGCTACCACCGCGTCGACGTCCCCAACCCCCTAGACGGCTTCGGTTTCCTCGTCCCGCGCGGCGAAGGGGTGCGCGTCTTGGGCGTGCTCTACAGCTCGTCGATCTTCCCCGACCAGGCGCCCGCGGGCCGGGTGCTGCTGCGCGTCATCGCCGGGGGCAGCCTCGACCCCGACTTCGGGGGGCTCTCCGAGGCGGCGCAGCTCGAGGCGGTTCGGCGCGACCTGCGCGTGACCTTGGGGGTCGTCGCCGAACCCGAGTGGGTCGAGCGCGTGCCGTGGCCCAAGGGGATCCCGCAGTACACCCTCGGGCACCAGGAGCGCGTCCGGAGGGCGCGCGCGGCGCTAGGGCGCTTTCCCGGGCTCCTGCTCGCCGGTAACGCCTACGACGGCGTCGGCGTCAACGACACCGTGCGGAGCGCGCGCGACGCGGCCCAGGCGCTCGCCGAGACCCTCTAG